Part of the Lysobacter enzymogenes genome is shown below.
GAGAAGCTGGGCACCCATCATCTGGTGCAGAGCTTCGAGGCCTCGCCCTACGAAGGCGCGTCGAGCGCGCCGGCGCAGGCGCCCGCGCGCTCCGGCAATGGCAACGGTCATGGCAACGGCCACGGCGACGGCCATGCAGCGCCGCCGCCGCAGTCCGCGCCGCCGGTCGCCTCGGCGCCGATGCCGGCCGGCGCCGCGCCGATCGACATGCAGCGCGTGGAAACGCTGCTGCCCCAGTTGGCGCGCAACTACCCCAACATCCTGCTGCAGCTGGTCGCGCTCGAGCGCGAGCTGCCGCCGGCCCAGCGCGAGGCGACCTTGCGCTACATCGGCCAGCGCGTCGGCGCCTGGGTCTACAAGCGCGACTTCGCCCTCGGCGGACAGCTGCCGATGGCCGACTCGGTGCGCCGCATCGCCCTGCCGGCGATGCGCCAGCTGGTCCAGGCCGAACTGCACGACGACTCGCTGCGCGTGCGCAACAGCCCCTTCTGCCATCGCGGCGAACATGGCGAGTGCTGCCATTTCCTGCGCGGCATGCTCGGCGGCCTGCTCGAAGGCCAGCACGGCGGCAACGTGCGCGTGGTCGAAAGCCAGTGCCGCAACACCGGCGCGGAGACTTGCCGGTTCGATTTCGAAGCCTGACCGGACAGACCGGTCGACCGCCGCGGCCGGGATCGCCGCGGCGCCACGCGCCGACGTACGCGCCGGCGTGGGATGTCGCCTTGGCGCGGGACGGCGCCCGGGCGGCCGATTGCTGTTCCTATCCGAAGACAACCCATCCACCAGGGGGTTCGCCATGCCGCTCGACCAAGCGATTCAATGCGTCCACGACCCGTTGCTCGTGATTCTTTCCTATGTGGTGTCGGTGCTGGGGTCGTTCACCGCCCTGCAGTTGGCCATCGCCATCCCGGGCGCGACCGGCGCGGCGCGCTGGCGCGCCGTGACCGCCGCCGGCATCGCGATGGGCGGCGGCGCGATCTGGGCGATGCACTTCATCGCCATGCTCGCCTGCCGGATGAACGTGGAAGTGACCTACGACCTGCCCGTCACCCTGGGTTCGGCGGTGATCGCGGTGGTGTCGTGCATGGCCGGCCTGTCGATCGCCGGCACCGGCGTGTTCAACTGGAGCAAGCTGATCGTCGGCGGCGTGCTGATGGGCCTGGGCGTGACCGGCATGCACTACACCGGCATGGCGGCGATGGTGATGCCGGCCGACACCGTCTACAACCAGTCGCTGCTGGTGACCTCCGCCGGCATCGCCATCGTCGCCTCGATCGTCGCCCTGTGGCTGGCGTTCAACCTGCGCGGCTGGGCGCAGATGCTCGGCAGCGCGCTGGTGATGGGCGTGGCCGTGTGCGGCATGCACTACACCGGCATGCTCGCGGCGACCTTCATCCCCGACAAGAGCGCGGCCGCCGCCGGCGGCGTCAGCGGCGGCTACCTCGGCGTGGGCATCTTCGTGGTCACCACCGCGCTGCTCGCGGCGGTGCTGACGATCAGCCTGCTGCGTCAGCGCCAGCGCGCGATGGTGCGGATCTGATCGCGCCGATCCGGGACTGAGCATGCGAGCGTCGAACGCGGCCCGGCGGGCTTACCGCCGGGCCGCGCGCTTTTGCGGGAGGGATTTTCCGGGACGGCCTTCAGCCCCTCCCGCAAAACCGGCACCGGCTGCGAACGCCCTTCCGCCCTGGCTCGTCGGCCCGGCGCGAATGCGCGATCATGCGCCTGCCCCGCCCCCTTCCCCGACCCAGATTCCGCAGGACCGCAGCCGATGACCGAAGGCCCCCGCCGCCACGACCTCGCCAGCGAGCTGGTGCTCTCCTACTACGCCGCGTTCAACCGCGGCGACTGGGACGGCATGCTCGCCACGCTCGGCGACGACGTCGTCCACGACCTCAACCAGGGCGCGCGCGAAACCGGCCGCGAGGCGTTCGCGGCGTTCCTGCGACGCATGTCGCGGCACTACCGCGAGCAATTGCGCGACATCGTGGTGATGACCTCGGTCGACGGCGCCCGCGCCGCGGCCGAGTACGTGGTGCACGGCGAGTACGCGGTCACCGATCCGGGCCTGCCGGAAGCGCGCGGGCAGAAGTACGTGCTGCCGGGCGGCGCGTTCTTCGAGATCCGCGAGGGCCGGATCCAGCGGGTCAGCAACTACTACAACCTCGACCATTGGGTGGCCCAGGTCGGCGGCTGAGCGGCACGCGCTTCGGCGCCTTCCGCCACCGGCGCTGCGCAACGCAGTTCCGGCGTGCGTGTCGCGTTCCTCGCGAGCGATCACACTTGCGACGCAAATTTTAGGTAGGGCGCGCCAGGGTGAGCCGCGCCGGCTTGCGCTTTTACCTGTGGCGGACGCGTGTCCGCCCTTCGCCGCGCGCACGAAGCGCGCCGTGCGCGCCGCGAAGCTCACCTACCAGGAACCCGAACCATGCGATTGCTCAATCACGCCATGCTCGCCGCCGCCCTGCTCGCGGGCGGCGGCCTGGCCCATGCCGCCAAGGCGCCGGCCAAACCCAAGGCGGCCACCGCCGAGTGGAACGTGCTGGTGTTCATGAACGGCAAGAACAACCTCGAAGAATTCACCGTCCACAACTGGAACCAGATGGCCAAGGTCGGCAGCACCGACAAGGTCAACATCCTGGTCGAGTACGGCCGCGGCGACGGCTATTACACCGGCAACGGCGACTGGACCGGGGTCAAGCGCTACCGCGTGGCCAAGGGCGCCAAGCCGACCGCGGCCAATGCGCTGCTCGACCTGGGCAAGGCCAAGCTCAACACCGACATGGGCGATCCGGCCGCGCTGGCCGACTTCCTGGCCTGGAGCGCCAAGACCTATCCGGCCAAGCGCACCATGCTGGTGATCTGGAACCACGGCCAGGGCTTCCGCGCCGCGCCGGTGCAGGCCACCCACCGCGCGGTGTCGTTCGACGACGAAACCGGCAACGCGCTGTACAACAGCGACGTCGCCGCGGCGATCAAGACCGCGCTCGGCGACAAGAAGCTCGACATCGTCGCCTTCGACGCCTGCCTGATGGCGATGATCGAACCGGCCTACGAGTTGGCCGATCGCGCCGATTACCTGGTCGGCAGCGAAGACCTGGAACCGGGCGAAGGCTGGGATTACGGCTTCCTCGCCGGCCTGGTCAAGGCGCCGGCGACGACCGATGCCAAGGCGCTCGGCAAGCTCGTGGTCGACAGCTACGACGCGTACTACACCAACAAGCCGTCCGGCCACACCACGCTGTCGAGCATCGATCTGGGCAAGATCGGCCTGTTCGCCGACGCGCTCGACGGGGTGACCGCGTCGCTGACCACCAGCGCCGAGCAGCAGGCCGCGCGCGATGCGCGCAAGGCGCTGACGCCGTATCCGACCTCCTACGGCGTCGACATCGGCGGCTGGCTCGCCACGCTGAAGACCAAGGCCGTCGACGCCGACAGCAAGGCCGCGATCGGCGACGCGCAGGACGCGTTGGCGCTGGCGGTCAAGAGCAACTACACCAGCGGCAACAAGGTCGGCAAGAGCTATTACGGCGACACCGGGCTGGCGGTGTTCTTCCCGCAGAGCGCGGCCGAGTTCAACCGCGACAGCTTCCGCGACGGCTACAAGGTCAGTAATACCGACCGGCCGATCCGCTACGTCGGCGAATCGGCGTGGCCGGGCTTTCTGAAGACGGTGTTCTCGGTGCCGACCGACTGAGGCAAAAAAAGCCGACGGGACGGCCGCGGCGGCGATGCGGCGCGGGCGCGCTACCAGTCGCGCCCGCGCGCGCTGCGCGGCGAGCGGAACCCAGTGCCGCGCCGCGCATGCCGCCGCGACCGGCCCGTCGGACCGAGGAATTCGGCCATGGCCTCGCGGCGACGCCGCGAGGCGAACATCGGAACCGACCGCCCGGGACGCGCGACGCGCGCCCCACCGCGAGGAACGCGCAACGCGTCCCGGGCGAATCGATGCGGGGCGGCGCGGGCGCGAGGCCCGCGCCGCCGGGAATCAAAAGGACCGACGAGCGGCCTGCGGCGGTAGAGAGGGGAGGGGCCGCGCCGCGGGCCGGGGTCGTCGGTCAGGAAAGCGGAGAAGGCAAGAGCGGGGTTGGGGGTTGGGGAACTGAGGTGGCGATGATCGGGCGCAGCCTTCGCGGAAGTTGCGACAGCGCGTATCGGAGTACACCGCCACAACGAAGCTGCCAACCATTGCGCACTCTCAGTTCCCTAACCCCTAGTCCCTAATCCCGCTTCTCAATTACGAGCTACTCCCTCGCGCACCGGCTCACGCGCCGGCCACCCACCCGCCATCGCCTTGTACAACGCGATGGCGCCGGTGACCGAACGCGTGCGTCCGTCGGCGAACGCGTCCTGCGCCTGCAGCTGGGTGCGCTCGGCGTCGAGCACTTCGAACAGGTCGGCGGCGCCGGCCTCGTAACGCACGCGCGCGAGCTTGGCGGCCTTGCGGCTGTCGTCGGCGGCGCGTTCCAGGTGCTGGTCCTCGACCCGCGCGCGGGCGTAGCGGACCAGCGCGTTCTCGGTGTCTTCCAGCGCCAGCAGCACGCTTTGCTGATAACGCGCCAACTCGCCTTCGGCGCTGGCATCGGCGGCCTTGATGCGCGAGCGCACCCGGCCGATGTCGAGGAACGACCAGTCGATGCCGAGCGCGACCAGACGGGTTTCGCTGGCGCGTTCGAACAGCGCGCTGGTGTCGATGGCCTGCGAACCGATCAGCCCCGACAGGGTGAAGCGCGGGAACAGGTCGGCGGTGGCCACGCCGATGCGCGCGGTGGCCGCGTGCAGGCGGTGCTCGGCCGCGGCGACGTCGGGACGCCGGCGCAGCAGCTCGCCCGGCGTGCCGGCATCCAGCCGCGCCGGCAAGGCCGGCAGCGCCGAGGCCTGATCGAGCTCGGCCACCAGCGAATCCGGCGTCTGCCCGGTCAGCACCGCGAGGCGGTGCTGGGTCACCGCGACCTGGGCTTCCAGGTTCGGCACCCGCGCCAGGGTCGCTTCGAGCTGGGCGCGAGCGCGCGAGGTGTCGAACTCGGTGCCGCGGCCGGCGTCGAAGCGCGCTTCGACCAGACGCAGCGTCTCCTGCTGGTTCTCGGCGTTCTCGCGCGCGACCCGCAGGCGTTCCTGCAGGCCGCGCAGCTCGACGTAGCTGCGCGCGACTTCGCCGACGATGGTCACCTGCATCGCCTGCAGGTCGGCCGCGCTGGCCCAGGTGTCGGCGCGCTGCGACTCGACGTTGCGGCGCACGCGGCCGAACAGGTCGAGTTCCCAGCTGACGTTGGCCTGGACGCTGTAGCTCTCGTTGTCGCGGCCGCGGTTGTCCACGCCCGGCATCTGGTCGCTGCTGGAGCGGGTGTCGCTGCCGCTGGCGCTGCCGGTGATGGTCGGGAAGCGGTCGAACTTGGCGCCGCGCAACAGCGCGTTGGCGCGGTCGTAGTTGGCCAGGGCGATGCGCAGGTCGTGGTTGGCGCCCAGCGACTCCTCGACCAGCCGGGTCAGCAGCGGGTCGTTGAAGTTGCGCCAGAACTCGGCGGCCGGATCCGGCGCGGCGGTGCCGTCGGTGGCGGCCTCGGCGTCGGCGCGGGAGAACTTTTCCGGCGTCGCCAGGGTCGGCCGGACATAGTCCGGACCGACCGCGCAGGCGGCCAGCGCGAGCGTCAGCAGCGCGACCGCGGGAAGTTGCAACTTACGCATGGACGGTCTCCGAAACATTGTGGTGGTCGCCGTGCGAGACCAGCTTGTTGCCGACCAGCTTGCGCAGCGCCACGTAGAACACCGGGGTCAGGAACAGACCGAACAGGGTCACGCCGAGCATGCCGGCGAACACGGTGATGCCGGTGACCGAGCGGACCTCGGCGCCGGCGCCGTGCGACAGCACCAGCGGCACGGTGCCGGCGATGAAGGCGATCGAGGTCATCACGATCGGACGCAGACGCAGGCGGCACGATTCCAGCGCGGCTTCGACGATGCCCTTGCCCTGCAGTTCCAGCTCGCGGGCGAACTCGACGATCAGGATCGCGTTCTTGCACGCCAGGCCCATCAACACCACCAGGCCGACCTGCACGAACACGTTGTTGTCGCCGCCGGTCAGCTTGACGCCGATCAGCGCCGACAGCATGCACATCGGCACGATCAGGATCACCGCCAGCGGCAGGGTCCAGCTTTCGTACAGCGCGGCCAGCACCAGGAACGCGAGCAGGATGGCGAGCGGGAACACGATCATCGCCGCGTTGCCCTGGCTGACCTGCTGATAGCTCAGGTCGGTCCACTCGATCTCCATGCCGTTGGGCAGGACCTTGGCGGCCACGTCCTTGACCACTTCCATCGCCTGCGAGGACGACATCACGCGCGGGTCGACGTCGCCGGCGATGTCCGCGGCCGGGTAGCCGTTGTAGCGCAGCACCGGGTCGGGACCGAAGGTCTGCTTGATGCTGACCATCGAACCGATCGGCACCATCTCGCCGCGGTCGTTGCGGGTGCGCAGGTTGGCGATGTCCTCGACGCTGTCGCGGAACGAACCGTCGGCCTGGGCGATGACCTGCCAGGTGCGGCCGAACTGGTTGAAGTCGTTGACGTAGGCCGAACCCAGGTAGGTCTGCAGGGTGTCGAACAGCTCGGTCAGCGGCACGCCCTGCGCCTTGGCCTTGACCCGGTCGACTTCGGCGTCGAGCTGCGGCACGTTGGCCTGGTAGGTGCTGTTGGCGTAGCCCATGCCCGGGGTCTGCATGACCGTGCCCTGGAACGCGCTGACCGCGTTCTGCAGCGCGCCGTAGCCGAGGTTGTTGCGGTCCTGGATGAACATCTGATAGCCCGCGCCGTTGCCCAGGCCGAGGATCGGCGGCGGCATCAGCGCGAAGGTGAAGCCTTCCTGGAAGCCGCTGATCTTCT
Proteins encoded:
- a CDS encoding V4R domain-containing protein — protein: MVDVEFRVVSERRDGLLLALGQVVIANGFTLLRQRMLNSDEGVVLVMVVRGPADQLLVLEEKLGTHHLVQSFEASPYEGASSAPAQAPARSGNGNGHGNGHGDGHAAPPPQSAPPVASAPMPAGAAPIDMQRVETLLPQLARNYPNILLQLVALERELPPAQREATLRYIGQRVGAWVYKRDFALGGQLPMADSVRRIALPAMRQLVQAELHDDSLRVRNSPFCHRGEHGECCHFLRGMLGGLLEGQHGGNVRVVESQCRNTGAETCRFDFEA
- a CDS encoding MHYT domain-containing protein; the protein is MILSYVVSVLGSFTALQLAIAIPGATGAARWRAVTAAGIAMGGGAIWAMHFIAMLACRMNVEVTYDLPVTLGSAVIAVVSCMAGLSIAGTGVFNWSKLIVGGVLMGLGVTGMHYTGMAAMVMPADTVYNQSLLVTSAGIAIVASIVALWLAFNLRGWAQMLGSALVMGVAVCGMHYTGMLAATFIPDKSAAAAGGVSGGYLGVGIFVVTTALLAAVLTISLLRQRQRAMVRI
- a CDS encoding ketosteroid isomerase-related protein, translated to MTEGPRRHDLASELVLSYYAAFNRGDWDGMLATLGDDVVHDLNQGARETGREAFAAFLRRMSRHYREQLRDIVVMTSVDGARAAAEYVVHGEYAVTDPGLPEARGQKYVLPGGAFFEIREGRIQRVSNYYNLDHWVAQVGG
- a CDS encoding clostripain-related cysteine peptidase — encoded protein: MRLLNHAMLAAALLAGGGLAHAAKAPAKPKAATAEWNVLVFMNGKNNLEEFTVHNWNQMAKVGSTDKVNILVEYGRGDGYYTGNGDWTGVKRYRVAKGAKPTAANALLDLGKAKLNTDMGDPAALADFLAWSAKTYPAKRTMLVIWNHGQGFRAAPVQATHRAVSFDDETGNALYNSDVAAAIKTALGDKKLDIVAFDACLMAMIEPAYELADRADYLVGSEDLEPGEGWDYGFLAGLVKAPATTDAKALGKLVVDSYDAYYTNKPSGHTTLSSIDLGKIGLFADALDGVTASLTTSAEQQAARDARKALTPYPTSYGVDIGGWLATLKTKAVDADSKAAIGDAQDALALAVKSNYTSGNKVGKSYYGDTGLAVFFPQSAAEFNRDSFRDGYKVSNTDRPIRYVGESAWPGFLKTVFSVPTD
- a CDS encoding efflux transporter outer membrane subunit, which encodes MRKLQLPAVALLTLALAACAVGPDYVRPTLATPEKFSRADAEAATDGTAAPDPAAEFWRNFNDPLLTRLVEESLGANHDLRIALANYDRANALLRGAKFDRFPTITGSASGSDTRSSSDQMPGVDNRGRDNESYSVQANVSWELDLFGRVRRNVESQRADTWASAADLQAMQVTIVGEVARSYVELRGLQERLRVARENAENQQETLRLVEARFDAGRGTEFDTSRARAQLEATLARVPNLEAQVAVTQHRLAVLTGQTPDSLVAELDQASALPALPARLDAGTPGELLRRRPDVAAAEHRLHAATARIGVATADLFPRFTLSGLIGSQAIDTSALFERASETRLVALGIDWSFLDIGRVRSRIKAADASAEGELARYQQSVLLALEDTENALVRYARARVEDQHLERAADDSRKAAKLARVRYEAGAADLFEVLDAERTQLQAQDAFADGRTRSVTGAIALYKAMAGGWPAREPVREGVARN